TCCAGAGAGCAGTGGCCACACAGGTGGAGCATGCCTGGTGCAATGAAGAAGCAGTGGTTGCCACACTGGTTTGACACGTtcctgctgagctgtgccaaTACACGGCTGAGCAGCACGCCAGACCAAGGGCACCTCACTGCCACGTTCTTGGTGTGCAGAGAACACACCTTCTTCAGACTAGCCCAGGAGGGGCTTTGATCTGCAATTATTATCTGTATTAAGCCCTCCTGGACTAGTAAAACATTCTCCATACTTGAGAAACAAATGCATTGAAATGAGCTTCACTGGTCAGTTGTTGATTCTCATAGCTTATGTGTGCAAGTGCGTTCAGCATTCTGAATGCACGGAAAACAGACACCAACTTCATAGGATATGGGTTGGGGAATTATATTTGGATgggaaagaaaattttaaaaaaggtgcAGTTGTGATGTTCTGTAAACAGGGGTAGCACATTACAGCACTACCTATTTGTATGCACAACAACTAAGCAGTTGAAGCATAGCCAACTCCACTTAAGTACTCCCTGAAGACAGTATGGTCTGTGTCCCAAGTCCTCTCAAGCAATGAGGTTGTTTTTATTTCCCTACCACTGTCTTATGCAATGGAAATTATTGTGCTCAATAGAAATATCAGCCTGGTTTGCAAAATTCTTTTTTGAACTTTGAGGCTGCCTTCTATACATAAATTAAATTTCAGTATAACTACTAGGACAACCTCAAATATTCAATAGGACTTCAAACACGAATATTCCAACTCCTGCTTTGAAAGGGAAAATACTTTATTTGAACCTGGCCAGATTAGCTAAACTTTTAATttgtttgggatattttttcatggaaagggtCAGATTTACTGAGTAATCTATTCCTGCCACTGAAATTACTTACGTGCCTCAGATGTTTGCAagatcaggtttttttttctgtgcactgAGGAACTGTGGTCTTTCCCACATTTATGGTGTTAAAAAAGGTAGTTCATATTTAAATAAACCTCTGTACTAAGCATTAGGACTTCAAAAGAATCATgctcaaaaagaaccaaaaaagatCATCAAGAAGTTGTCAAAAAGAATGTGTCCAAAAGAATCATGTGCTGTTTGTGTACTGGCCCTCTGAAGCCAGTCTCTCACTGTGTTAACTCGGGTCATTTGATGGAGTAAGTTTACTTTGTGCTTCTGGTCAAACTTCTATGTATAGAAACGTATGGATGAGGCTCTGGTCTATACCAATGCCTTGCCTAGCAGAGTATTAGCTAATATTTTTTCCCATTCACTCTATATCTATTTAAGATAAATTTCATACACAGGCTTCTAAAAGGTTGTACAATCAGTGTGACGTTACAAGGAAAATACTTGGAAGACTCTGGGCAGTTGAGTCTCAAACACCTAAGCAGTATTAAAAGTTCTAGATTTCTCATTTGAGGGGCATTCAGTTTCCAAGAGACTTAATTTAAAAGGGGCAGGGTTAAACTTACAGCATTATTGTTACATCTAGAGTTATCAAGAATTTCAAATTACACTtgcatttcaagaaaaaaatgtaaGCATCAGAAATATGAAATATTCACTTTCACAAGTTTTGTGGGTGTTTATAAATGGTCTATTTTTATCTGGCATAGagagttgattttttttgtttttatttaatggGAGATGAATCTGTTAGTTTAGCAGTGCAAATTTAAAGAAGACCCTAAGTTCTCAGCAGTGCTTTTATAAAAAACTGTTTCTTAAAATCAGTGAATACAAATACATAAAACAGTTACATTTTCCACAACGAGTACTGAAGTAGAAATGTTGTAATACAGGAGTCATTCTTGTAAAGCATGAAGCTCATGGTGGCCTCATTTGCAGTTACATGGAATGGTTCCTGCAGCTTTGAGGAACACAGAAAAAGCTGTATATGCCCACATTAAGGCTGTTCTGTTTGCAAAAACTGTGAGGTTTTGCTCTGAGAGCTGTGTCTAGTGGGTAATGAACGCTGTTCAGAGCTTGCAGGTAATCACTGGGCACAAAGCCTGGGGGCTGGACAGGCATGGGAGCCTAAAACAGTGCCCAGGTGGGGTTCTCCTAACACACAGTTTGTGCAAACATGTGTGTCAGCGAGAGGAGAACTGTGTTACCCGTTTGTCTGTGTGTGGTCTGCAAGTGGCCTGTCGTGGTTTTAGCCTAGACTTCATTAGCAAGTAAAGTTCCACTCAGAAAAGGAATGTAATTCAAAGTAAATAGGGGTCTGCAAgaatctttatttttatttatgctgCACTGAGGATTATGGGACACAAATTTATTTAATGAAAATTATAGATTACAATAATAAAAAATGTATTAGACCAAGTGCAGGGCTGGCTAGGCTACCCATACATGCTTTACTATTCATATTGACCCAAAAAGGGAAAGAATATGACACAGGAATCAGTTCCTATGTTATTTACCAAGTAGTGAGGTTGGGGTGATAAGCTTCTATAGACTAAGGCTGATTGGAAGTAGGATGGAAATGATGCTGACAAGGGGGAGGGAGGATTAGTTTTATATCTCACGGTTGTGAGTTTTCAAGAACTGATAGACTCTTTTACCTGAAGAGAGGGTTAGAAAGGGCTAGATCCGTTATGTTCATAATAAACTAGAATTGGTTTGAAATATAATTTTTGTAATGTCATTATTTTGCAAAACAACAGCACCAATCAGGCAGTTAAGATATTGTCAAAGGTGCTCTTTTAATTTAGATATTCTTGGAAAATACATATGTataatatatgtacatatatatatatacacacagtatATAATCTACAGCTCTGAGAGCTTTTAAGTCAGGAATGCTGAGTATTATAGTATATGGAGGTCAGAAAAAGAATTTTTACttttctgtgtgtctgtgtgtgtgtggatgtGCGTGTGTGTGAAAGCTTCCCCTCACCCCAGTAGCTCTGGGCTGCGTTATTCTAGCTCTTAATTACTGATTTGTTTTGTGCTGTCTCTCAGTTACCCATTttcaataattttatttcatcttTTGTGGCTTTTGTGAAGTTTGTTTTTTATTGATGAAGATTTTTGAAATTATGTAAACAGTTTGTTTTACAACCACCACCACCCAGAGTAATTCACTTCtgtgctttttttctctttggcagCTATATATCAAAGGCAAAACATTTGGAAAGGTTGTTAAGGTGTTATTTTCTAAAGGAACCACTGGTAAGACTTCTGTTTTCCTCCTGAGGTAGTGGTGATGCATTCTTCCTTAGACAGCAATTTCACCAGCACTGGGTAATTGCCGGCACCGTTGCTTGTATTTGAAAGCACAATTTTTGCCTGTTGTGCTCATCAGGACTGCTCAGACACCTGTAGTTCTGGCTAGCCTGGAGCTGGCATTTGCATTGAGATCACTGTCTTCTCTGGTACTTGTACATTGGTCAGAAAATTGGTGGGGTGTTTGGAATCATTAAGaggctcaggaaaaaaaaaagatttaataaGGAAAAACAGCCCTGATAGTTTCTGACCTAAATTTGTACCACAGGTTGCTTTTTTTAAATCTGGGCTTCCAGTAAACTGCAGCAGCAACTAGTCATCTGTTAGTGAAAACTGGCAcctgcttttttattttgttttttcatttATGGCAGACAGTGCTTTTTGTGGTTTAAAGACAAATCCACCCATCAAAGCAAGTTCGATATCAGTGGTTGCAAATCTATGATAGTTCATAGAGGATTTAATTGATTTTCTAAGACCTTGTTTTTATTGTAATTTTTTTACCCTGAAGCCTAGTTAGTGATGTAACATTTGCCAATGATCCAACCAAAAGGTCATGTATTTATTTTTGTTACACTGTGTTCTTTGTAAATGTTTAATTAAAATGTgcacttttaaagaaaaaaaaaaaaaaaaaaaacaacaaacaaaacacagagaaagaaaaattaggGTAAATTTGGTTTGCCTGAGAAGATTTCTGGCAAAATTGTTGtgaccctgctgcctgcacacaATTCACTCCTCCACAGCAGTTGGCTCCTTGGCTAATTGAAGTTGCAGATCAGCACCTGGTGCCCAGCAGGCATTGCTGCTGAagggcaggagagcagaggggcaggaatcAGGCGTGTGGTGTCTGGAGCAGTATGTAGAGGATGGATGTGAAATTATTTTTAGAGTAGAACTAGTTCAGTGATCCCATATGGGAAAGGGAGGTTAATTTGGAAGGAGAGCTGAATTATTTTTCAGCCACTTTATTCCCCTTTTCTTAATTTGAGATTTGTCTGCAGATTTTACAAGCTGCATTCCAAGAAAATAAATCGAAAGGCTTTCCAGTAATTTAACACCAGGAAGTAAAGGTACATTGACAATGTGTCACCTTGCTTGAAAAGAAAAGCACAGCACAACCAGCTTTCTTTAGCAGGAATGATCATAATTTAACCCTGAAGTCTGTCATTGTGAGCAGGTTTTAAAAAGCATACAGTACATCGATGGTTCTCTGTTGTCTGCTGGGAACTCTTTTGTCTGAGCTAATTTGCAAGCTGATTTTACAAAAGCCTGAATGTATCCTGAAGCTCAGTTGGTTTGGAAGGAGCCAGACTGGTGAAGAGAGGGTGCTGAAATCCACCTTCTGTGTGCTTGTGGCAGGTTCAGGTCTGTGGATAGATAGACTTAAGTGTGTGAATCTTTGGGGAAAAGGGACCAGATCCAGGTGGTGTAAAGAGGGTTTGCATTTCAAGTGTTTTGCCTTGGAAtgtgtttttaaaatgtatttaagcTGTGGCCTGCAGAGAGATGTGCTTGGGCTAGCTGGCATAGCACAAATTGAAGGGAGTGACCTGTTTGCTTTCTGGCCCTGCAGTGCAGGTTTGTGGCTTGCTCTGTGCTGAgttcagcaggaggagcaggagcaggcagctgTCCTCGGGAGCTGTGTGCTGGCAGGAAAAGGGCCAGGGGCAGGCTGGAATGACCCATGGCTGGCACAGTCCATAAGCTGAGCATTCACTGCACTCAGGACTCGAGCAGTTCACTCAGCCTCAGCTGCATATTCCTCTAAATTAGGGGATAGCTGAGAGAGAGCATGGGGATGGCAGGCCTTGAGCCAGTTGCTTATCTGGAAATGGCCACTCTTAACAACTAAGGATGTTTGGGTGCTCTCCACAAGTTGTGTTTTATCCAGGTGCCACTCCATTTTTTGTGTGTTGAATTACATTTATTTATATTAAaactttaattttaaaatgttctaCAACTTCAAGTTTAAATGAGATTTGAAACTGTGCTGCTTATAATGGACTTCTTGGGATGGGAACAGGACAAGAAGAGGTGCTAGTTGGCAGCCAGCCCCTCCACAGACTTTTTTCCACAGATTGGTTGTTCACTTCAGAAATTAGTTGTTTCTACTCTGGATTTATAATTTGAAATTGTTTTGAAACAATGTTTTTCAGGGAAGCTTCCAGAGCGAGGGTATTATTCTCCCTTTGTAGTGTAAGCTGGAAAGAGTATGTTCACCTCATCTGCATTTCTGATTCTTTACCCAAACCATGTCAGCACAGAACAGGGTATTTGAGCTTGACTCCCACATACTTGTGGAAGTTAAAAAGACTAAATGAAAATCCATCACTGGGGGAAAATACAGGCTTTTTTACATGTCCCCAAAAATCTAGAAACATCcctgttgtgttttttttctttttttttttttttctttttttttttttgttttttttttttttttgttgttgtttttttttttttttgttttctttttttcttttttttttttttttgctttatctgTGTTTAAAAGGAATTGTACTGGGTTATAATGCATTTTATTAACACTATGTACATATTAGCTGCTTTGTGTTTCAGAATGGTAGTAATTGCTTTGTATATTAAAGTGATTCTTGTGAATTTGTGAATTATTGTCATAAAGAAGTGCTTTTTCTTACTGTAACCTTTGTGGTATAAACTGTCATAACTCCCTTTTTACACAAACATTTATGTGCAGTCACATAAACATGCTTTAAAAAACTCTACAAAGTCTCTTTTTTGAGCAGGGTATTCCATTTACACTAATTTAATTTAGTGTAATGCAGCTAGAAGAATATGGGAAAAGGGATATTTTGAGCAGTCTATGGTATCATCTCAATCTGTGCTCTGCCCTAAGTATTCATAAAGTATTCTCCCCAAAGAGAAGGCTGTTTTTAATCTTAATTGAATTAGATTAGTTAGAGGTTAAGTCCTGAAAAACGAAGTTTCTCTTCCTCCTGATATTTTTAAACCTGTTTTCCAGTACCCATTCTGGTGGCAGTTCTGTTGTTTAACAATGTTTGAAAAGCTTATGCCTTTCACAGTTTAAATATGCTGCATGTCTCACTTTTAGGCATTCCTGTAAACCATGTACTACTGGTCTTcagaacagaacagaaacagaaggcAGCAAACACTGCAAGGATCACAGCCCTATTATGTAATTGCTAGGCTGGATCCAAACACTGGGATGGAAGCCAGGAGAACAAATTCAGCACTGAGGTAAACGCACCTCCAGTGCAGTCAAGGGGAAGCAGTAAGGTCAGCTCATTACAGCTGGGATTTCTAGTTTTTATAATGCCATTCACATTCTTGCTCAGAAAAACCTACAGTAATGAGAGAATCCCAAACAGGGTTAGTCCCTGAGATAAAAATGCACTTTGGCTTGAATTTTGCACTGAAAAGAACTGGGTAACACAGATCCCTGTGTAGTCAGCTATGTATCTTAATATCAGTCGAACATTACCTTGGCTGCAATGGCATTTCAGAAAAGCTTGTTCTCTTGCACATGTTTCAGGGATGGTttctcagtgtcacagcatgGTTGTGTCTTACTTGGTCGCTCCCCTGTGGCTTGGACCCACTCCCTAGAGCGAGTGAATTTCTCAGGAGACTATTAGTGCATTGCCCCACTCCTCAGGGATGCATGCCAAACACATCCTTCTACAGATGAGCTCAGATCACCTGTTACAGAACAGGATCAGTGCAATGGAGCCACCCAAAGGAGTGGGATTCTCTAGTGCTGGGATGAACAGGGTGACCGAAAGTGCTTGGGCAGGGTGTTGGTATCATTGCCAAACAGCTGCTGGCAACAGCTGTGGTCACACATCATCTCATAGTAGAGCAGGAGCTCCCTGGGACCCGTGGGCTGGGAGTTTGCAGGTGTCACCGCCGAGGGCTGCTCCCTCACCAGCACTCACACTCTGCTGCTCGTCCTGCACGCCTGGCGACATTCACTTGCAGCCTGACTCACTGCTGACCTCTCCCTGAAGGTAAGTGGGGAACACGCAGCACTTGTGAAGCCAGCCTGGGACAACAGAAGGCAGCATTCCCTGCCTGGTGCACGTGGGTGTCAGCACTGCCCGGGAGGATGGACTGGGCTTTCAGCTGAGCTACATTCTCACTGCTGATGCCTGCCCCTAAACACTGTAGCTTTAAATGCAGCCACAACTGACATGTACGTGGCTGTGGCCTAACTGCAGTATTCCTGGCTCTGGTCTCCTAAGTCTAATAGGACGTGTGCCCCAGTGGCAGTCAGAGGAGAAGGTGTCCCCTTGAGGGATGTCActtgctgggctggggaggggccaCCAAGAGCTCTGCAGGTCAGGGGCAAGGCACTCACCTCAGCTGCCAGTGCCATCTCGTGCTTTTCCCCAGTTATTTATGGGCAGTAGCATCACTGCAGCCTTCAGACACCCCGCTGTGtaacagcagcacagagaaagGAGCCAAGCCCAGTCTCCACTGGCACGTCCCTTCTCTGGCAGGATGGCTGTGGGCTGTAACACCACCAATGGGGTATCTGACACTGAAAACTTAACAATTAGATTGAATTAATCTGCACTGGTTTAAAAGTACAAAACTGTTTCCATCGCCAAAGCAAGGCCTGGGGCAAAACCCCCTTCTTAGAAGTGTGCAGGTTGCTGCACCAGCCTTTATTCTGTGCTTTATTCTGTGCTATTTAAGCAGAATTTTTAGCATGTTCCTGCTATGGCAACAGTGCAAGCTGCTATGGCTGTCAGTGCTGCAAGCTCCAGCCTCTTGCAagggcccagcactgccaggctctTCCCACAGGAAAGTTCCCCCGGGCACTCACGAGCCCAGGCACCAGCACGCTGCTTTCTGCCAGCTCCAGCCCAAGGGGAGCCTGAGCCACACATGAGCCTAATGGCTACTCCCAGGTGAGTCTGGAGACAAGGATACACCAgtggggaggaaaaggaaaaggagaggtgAGAACTTGCAGCCACACTTCCAAAACTAGAGCCGGAGAGAGGGAGGAGAGCTCATAATTCTTTTCAATCACTGCTCACCCAGCTGAGAGGACAGAAGGAGCTACACCTGAGACGTGAGAGCTCATCTCATGATCTCTTTTCAATTAAAGGTGCTGTCTTCCTTCCCCCAAACTGACTCCAACTCCAGTTTCAGGCTGTGAATTCCCAGCCAGCTGCCTAAGCACTGTTTTAGTGACACCATGTGGCTTCTGAGGATACTGTTACAGCAAGTGTTCCAGAACAGCAACTCCAGACGGGTCTGAAGCCAAGCAAGGAACTTCGCTGAAAACATGCAAGAGATGTGCCAGAGATAAAACTCAAACCTTAACGACAAATGTGTCATTTCCACATTACAGTCAGCACAGCACTTCTGGACCACCGACCAGGAAGTATGATggaagcaaaagtgacaaaaacTTCCAAAATGCCCATGGCCCAAAGCTGCTTTGCTCTGCTGAGCCGTTTGCTGTTGCCAGTGTCAAATACCTACACATGCTCAAAGTCTGAGCCTGAACTGAAGCTTTTTGAGCTTAAGTTTAAAGCAAAAAAAGTTCCACATCCACACCCACAAAAAAGGGTACTAAAGCAATTCCTGCATTTAGAGCTGTAGCTGTTTTCTGTTAGCCATTGTTTTCATCAATTTCATTCTTCCACCACTAGAAAGAGAAGGAAGTCTGCTGCTGGTGCGAGATGCATTCCCAGATCTTGTGGGATAAACACACAGATGTGTTTTACAAGCTCAAGGTATGAAATCTGTTACTTGGAGCGGTGTCTTAACTACCACTGTGCACTGAAAGCACTCTGAAACCTAGACACTGCCCCAAGGTCCCAAGTAATTCAAGAGTAAGTACTTCCCCTGCTGCAAAGACTTTACAGAGCACCCTCCTGCCCTAAGTAACAGCCCTCAGAGACAGAGGGAGCACAAACAAAGGCACAAAGTAGAACATTACCTAGTGGTACTTTGAGAGTcaagggctgatttgatattttAAGAACAGCTTGAGTTTCCTTGTTGCACTTTCCCAGCAGCACATGTGCACGTGTATATCCTCCAAGGAGCCTTGATCTGTATGAGGCAGACTTGTTATGGACAACTCAGAAACCACAACTGCTTCAGTACTGCAGGTGTAGCCCACTCACTTGCAAATCAGGTAAAAATAACACTGATTTTTAAGCTGGCTTACTTGGCAACCCCTGTTCCCAGTGCCCCTCCGGATTTTGTTCTTTGTTTCACTGTGCCTCCTCAACACAGTAGTGACAGCAATAAAACAACTTTATAGCATCTGCCTTTGGTTCTTTTCTGCCTTTTAAGTGGTTTCTTTTACCACAACTTCTAAGATGCAGAAGTCCTGAAGAGTTAAAGCATTTAGAGCTGGAGCATTAGCTTTTATTTCATACTACTTTTTTTTTATCCTACTCTCCTACTTTTCTAGAGTTAAGGCAGCGatcaagggaaaaaaccccattgtAATCTCTTTAAGTTTCCCCCAGAAGTTAAATGTGATTTGATTTCAGACAACATACCTTTAGATATAACAATTTTGATGTTGGATATGACTCTATTCAGATATGAAGCAGAGGTTCAATATGCAGAACAGAAGTACAATCCTTGCTGTATCAGACCCAGTGATCAGACAAGACCATCAGAACAAGAAGCCAGTGAAATAACACAACTGCAACTTCATGCTCAGGAACAAGTGTATTGAGTAGAAACAAAGGGGAGAATTGAACAGCATCAGCGGCTTATTAACAAAGCAGAGAGTCACAAGTCATCCTTGCGACTACCCCTCTGTGCTTTGTAGATATGAACATCCTTGCTGGAGTCATAGTGGACCTCAGACACAGAGAAACGCTCTCTCAGCATCCTCAAGAATTTGAGGTCGCGCTCGTAGCGGATGCGGCAGGAGAGGAGAATCACCGTCCGCTCTGAGCACAGGTGCTCCAGCGTCTGCAGCAGTTCTGCAAATGTTTCTTCCAGATAAACGATGTCTGCACCCAGGATTAAGTCAAATGCTCCTGGAGAGAAGTTATCCAGGTCTTTTCCCCACGTCAGCTCCttcaccactgctctgggatggAGTTCAGGGGGTAAGTTGGCCTGCACGTTTGACTCCAggaactccagagcagctgctctgtCTGTGATGGTAACTCGGGCACCTAAGGGGACAGGAGGGCATGGCTCACACTCACAATCCACATGCCTCAATGCAGCATGTGGAATACAATGCTTAACTCCAGCAGGCTCCTTAGGTCCTGTTAAACATTAACAGCTCCTTTGAGCTGCCTgattgaaaacaaacaaataaaagaacaaaataagCAAAACCCCCCTGTCTAGAGACATCCTACCCTCCATCAGTCACTTAAGAATATTAAGTGTATGAAGATTAAGCTGGGTagggaaaaaaccaaattttCTGGTGCTTTTTCTTAATGCATGAAAGTCAAGGAGTTACTTTTGGCCTTTCTATATGTGACAAAAGAATAAATTACAGGGGATGTTACAATTAACCTGCTCCAATTCCATATTTTTCTATAGGAGAGAGGCAGCTAGAGAGCGTCTTTCACAGGTCAGACAAAAGTTATGCTTGTATGATTTTTCATGGCTTGACTGTATTTTGTCAAACTGTTTTGTTCCTATGATTTCAATAGGCACCTTTCACAGCCACTAGAGCTTTGAATTACAAAGTTAACCTGGGAAAGATTGCACAAATTTAACATAGTACCCAGTTCCTGCTTCATCCACAGACAGATCAGCAGCAAATTACTTCATTTCTCCATGCCCTGTGTGCAAGCCAGGCTAATGAAAGGCTTTTGCAAGCTCAGAGAGTGGTTTCTGTCTGTAGCTTTATCTGCATGGGAGGACAAGGGGAAGAGGGGAAGCACAGCTCTTGTCCCTGGGGGGAATAGCTGCAGAGCTGAATGCTGCTGAGCTGCCTGCCATGGCAACAGGCAGCAGCCTCAACAGGGTCCCGCCACAGAGCAAACTGCAGGGGCACCATGGCTGCAACAAATACCCTGCGGGCTCTGAGTCTACCCAGGAAGGAAGATGACCCACAGAACCATCACAGCTCACACGCGCAGCTTAGGTGCTCACTTCTACACCAGGCACGTACACGTTAAAGAGCTAGTTTTACTACAGTTGTGATTTGCTTTAAACCAGACAACAAAAAAGCCCTTACCTAGTAACGTGACCACTATTCCCAGCAATCCAGTTCCAGCTCCCAGCTCAATCACAGACCGATCCCTGAGATCAATGCCCTCCATCTCCAGATAAGCACACAGAACAACAGCCTAAGCCAAGAGAGAAGGATGATTAGGCACAGGGTTTCAGTCATACTGAACACAGGCTTTCTGGTTTAACCTGACGGAGAAGGTTATAGGAAGGGTCAGGTGCTTCAGGTCTGCAGCAAACTTTGTTCAGCACTTCTCCACCTCCTGTGTGCACCTGTAGTCTTTTTATGCTTTATGGAAATTTTTATAGAGTTTTATGGAAGACTCCTACtggcaaaaggaaaaaagaaccaCAGAGGTTACAACTTAGATGTGGTAACTGCTCCATGAATCCCCAAACATTAACAGGAGGTAGAAAGAATTgtatttg
The sequence above is a segment of the Melospiza melodia melodia isolate bMelMel2 chromosome 8, bMelMel2.pri, whole genome shotgun sequence genome. Coding sequences within it:
- the METTL21A gene encoding protein N-lysine methyltransferase METTL21A produces the protein MALVPYEEGGGWTARQLHSPWATFHFASRTIRLQQDWRRLGVAAVVWDAAVVLCAYLEMEGIDLRDRSVIELGAGTGLLGIVVTLLGARVTITDRAAALEFLESNVQANLPPELHPRAVVKELTWGKDLDNFSPGAFDLILGADIVYLEETFAELLQTLEHLCSERTVILLSCRIRYERDLKFLRMLRERFSVSEVHYDSSKDVHIYKAQRGSRKDDL